In bacterium, the DNA window TTTATAAAAGCGTGTGATCTTATGGTAATTCCCAACAGCGCGGCGAATAGGACTTTTTCAAAGTATTCTTCGCCGTTAAAATTGTTTGAAGCGATGGCATGCGGGGTGCCTGTTATAGGGAGCGACCTTCCCGGAGTGTCCGAGATAATCAGGGACGGCGAGAACGGTTTTTTATTCAGGCCGGATGACTTCCGTGAACTTGCCGGAAAGATTATGGGACTGAAGGGGAATCCCGCCGGACTTAAACAGGCCGCTGCCGCCGCCGCAAAAGAAGTTTCTTTGTATTCATGGGATCAAAGAGCAAAGACAATATTCGACGCTCTGGAATAAATATAAAAAGAAGAAAGACAAATGTGCGGAATATCGGGAATAATAACATCTGACAAAAGCGCCCAAAAATATAAAAGCGCTTTATACGCTTCCTGCAGGGCTATGAAGCACCGCGGGCCGGATGAAGAAGGGTTTTATTCGGATAACGATATTTTAATGGGCCATGTAAGGCTGAGTATCATTGACCTTGAGACAGGCTGCCAGCCTCTTTTCAATGAAGACAGGTCTGTCGCGGCGGTGTTTAACGGGGAAATTTATAATTATATAGGTTTAAAAAATGAATTGAAGTCCAAAGGGCACAATTTTATAACCAAATCGGATACGGAAGTCATTGTTCACGCGTACGAGGAGTACGGGATAGACTGCTTTAATCATTTTAACGGTATGTTTGCCGTCGCAATATATGATATCCGCAAAAAGAAACTGGTTTTAGCCCGGGACCGGCTGGGTATCAAGCCTGTTTATTATTATCAGGCGAAAGACGCTTTTGTTTTCGCCTCGGAGATAAAAGGCATAATCGAATATCCTTTTGTCAGAAAAGAAATCGACTATACGGCTTTTGCGGATTATTTCACCTATCTATATGTTCCTTCGCCCCTGACAATGCTAAAAAATTGTTTTAAGCTGAAACCGGGAGAGGTCCTTGTATATCAGGATGGCGCGGCAACAAAATCACTTTACTGGGACGTTGATTGCCGCGAATCCGTTTTCAAAGAAAAGGATTTAATGGAAAAAGTGCGCTGTTGTCTTGCGGATGCCGTTAATCTAAGGCTTATAAGCGATGTTCCTCTCGGGGCGTTCCTGAGCGGCGGCATTGATTCATCGAGTATAGTCGCGCTGATGAGATCTTCGGGAAAAAGGGAAGTCAGGACTTTTTCCATAAGTTTTGAAACCGCGGATAAATCTTATAAGAGATTCAATCTGGATGCGCTTATGGCGAAAAAGACCGCCGATTTTTTAGGCACACAGCATAAAGAATTCAGGGTATACGCGGATGAAGCCGCAAAAGATGCCCCGTCAATAATCCAGATGCTTGACGACCCTCTTTCAAACCCTACGGCAATTCCCGATTATTTCTTATGCAAACTGGCGTCTGAAGATGTAAAAGTCTGCCTTAGCGGGGACGGGGGAGATGAATTATTCGGCGGTTACAACAGGTATATTTATGACAGATGGATTGAGATAGCGGGAAAAAACGTTCTGCTTAAAAATGCCGCGGGAATTATCTTATCCCTCGGTTCCAAACCGGCGGCTGAAAAATTTATGCTTAAAGCGGGAGCGCTGGATGACCCGCTTGAAAGGTATTACCTCTGGTCTGCCGCCGTAAGAGGAAACGTGAGGGACAAAATGCTTTCGCCGAAAATTTCCGATAACTTTTTTAAGGATGCCGATTCAGCGTTAAACCGGTATCTGGATATCCGGCAAAAATCCGGATTCAGGAATAAAATGATGCGCGCCGATATCAAAACATGGCTTCCGGACCACGCTCTCAGCCTGGTTGACAGGATGAGCATGGCAAATTCGCTTGAAGTCAGGGTCCCTTTTCTTGATCACAGGCTTGTAGAGCTCAGCGCGACTATAAATGAAAAACACAAAGTCAGCCTCTTCAGGACAAAACACCTGCTGAGAAAGGCATTCAGGGGAATGATTCCGGATGAAGTCATATCCGCGAAAAAAATGGGTTTTATAACGCCCGCTTCAACGTGGTTGAGAACTGTGCTGAAAGACAGCCTGACGGATATGATTAATGAAGAAAACGGCGAAAAAGGGCTTTTCAATAAAGTTTTTTTAAAAAATATGGCCGAATGCCATTTTTCAGGAAAAGGATATTTTTTAAAGGAATTATGGGCTTATTATACCTTTAAAATATGGAGCAGGAGATATATTGGATAAATAACATGAGTTTGCGGCTGGAACTTTAAATGACAGGATAACGTGAAAGAGCGCAAAAAAATGAATAAATTTATTTTCCGGAAATTCAGCGGGCTGAAGGCTGACGCTTTTTATTCTTATACGGGTAATTTGACGGCGGCGGGCAGCGGATTTATCCTCACTGTCATTCTTGCCAGGATACTTTCGCCTTCCGAAGTAGGAGCTCTTTATACAGTTATAGCGACTTTATCGCTTATCGCGCTTTTCTTCGATTTGAAAACCGAGGAAGTGATTGTAAGGTATTCCATGGAATTTAAAA includes these proteins:
- the asnB gene encoding asparagine synthase (glutamine-hydrolyzing), which produces MCGISGIITSDKSAQKYKSALYASCRAMKHRGPDEEGFYSDNDILMGHVRLSIIDLETGCQPLFNEDRSVAAVFNGEIYNYIGLKNELKSKGHNFITKSDTEVIVHAYEEYGIDCFNHFNGMFAVAIYDIRKKKLVLARDRLGIKPVYYYQAKDAFVFASEIKGIIEYPFVRKEIDYTAFADYFTYLYVPSPLTMLKNCFKLKPGEVLVYQDGAATKSLYWDVDCRESVFKEKDLMEKVRCCLADAVNLRLISDVPLGAFLSGGIDSSSIVALMRSSGKREVRTFSISFETADKSYKRFNLDALMAKKTADFLGTQHKEFRVYADEAAKDAPSIIQMLDDPLSNPTAIPDYFLCKLASEDVKVCLSGDGGDELFGGYNRYIYDRWIEIAGKNVLLKNAAGIILSLGSKPAAEKFMLKAGALDDPLERYYLWSAAVRGNVRDKMLSPKISDNFFKDADSALNRYLDIRQKSGFRNKMMRADIKTWLPDHALSLVDRMSMANSLEVRVPFLDHRLVELSATINEKHKVSLFRTKHLLRKAFRGMIPDEVISAKKMGFITPASTWLRTVLKDSLTDMINEENGEKGLFNKVFLKNMAECHFSGKGYFLKELWAYYTFKIWSRRYIG